Proteins encoded together in one Phycisphaerae bacterium window:
- a CDS encoding proton-conducting transporter membrane subunit has translation MDKTLLIPVFLPLIAGFVMLFLPNKVRLLPKVLTLIISAFVFVQAICIFSLGRLDYAWSVFQIGNLKLDLLLSAKPLGTFMLMFAMGFGLLITLYSLKSMAGAKHLNIYYGSILLTIGGSAGILLSNHLLFLLVFWEIVTASLYLLITTGGKNSNFAATKSFAVIGASDAALLFGILMVWIFSGTFVISDISIATTSTFSIIAFLLLMTAAITKAGAMPLHTWLPASGEYAPVSVMALLPAAIDKLLGIYLLLIIVRQIFVLQSGALNLILALIGAATIIIAVMIAMVQHNLKRLLSYHAISQVGYMILGISTGTAVGIAGGVFHMLNNAIYKCCLFLCGGAVEQQSGTAELDKLGGLGKKMSITFSACLIAALSISGIPPFNGFVSKWMIYQGVIEMGTTQAGIAAKLWPIWLTCAMFASALTLASFVKLIHSVFLSRLPQELKNVKEVSPLQTFPMIVLAVLCVFFGIFYHVPLKLFIYPALNIEPGGVIFGKWDSILATTVMLFGIILGLLILFVGFLARKARVVPTWTCGEVQADEQMAIPGTHFYKTVSSMNGLKQLYAGQEKGFFDLYNQGGKAGLALTGFLRWLHSGILPVYLTWVTLGLLIILFILCKIW, from the coding sequence TTGGATAAAACTTTACTCATCCCTGTTTTTCTGCCTTTGATTGCAGGCTTTGTAATGCTTTTTTTGCCGAATAAGGTGAGATTATTACCCAAGGTATTAACACTAATTATTTCGGCTTTTGTATTTGTACAGGCCATCTGCATATTCTCTCTTGGCCGGCTTGATTATGCCTGGTCTGTTTTTCAAATAGGCAATCTGAAATTAGATTTACTGCTAAGCGCTAAACCTTTAGGGACATTTATGTTGATGTTCGCTATGGGCTTTGGCCTGTTGATAACCTTGTATTCACTCAAATCAATGGCCGGCGCTAAACACTTAAATATCTATTATGGCTCGATTCTTCTTACCATAGGCGGCTCAGCTGGAATACTGCTTTCCAATCATCTTTTGTTTCTGCTTGTTTTCTGGGAGATTGTTACAGCATCGCTGTATCTTTTGATAACTACAGGCGGTAAAAATTCCAACTTTGCGGCAACCAAAAGTTTCGCGGTAATTGGAGCTTCCGATGCCGCCCTGTTGTTCGGCATATTAATGGTATGGATATTTTCAGGCACATTTGTTATCTCGGATATCAGCATTGCGACCACTTCGACTTTTTCCATTATAGCTTTTCTGCTGCTTATGACAGCCGCCATTACCAAAGCGGGTGCAATGCCTTTGCATACCTGGCTGCCTGCCAGCGGCGAGTATGCCCCCGTTTCCGTAATGGCACTTTTGCCTGCTGCAATAGATAAACTCCTGGGGATTTACTTGCTCCTGATAATTGTTCGTCAAATTTTCGTTCTGCAGTCCGGCGCTTTAAATTTAATCCTTGCACTGATTGGCGCCGCTACGATTATTATTGCTGTGATGATTGCGATGGTTCAGCACAATCTCAAGAGGCTGCTTTCCTATCATGCCATCAGCCAGGTTGGGTATATGATTCTCGGCATATCAACGGGAACGGCTGTGGGGATTGCCGGCGGAGTATTCCATATGCTGAACAACGCGATATATAAATGCTGCCTGTTCCTGTGCGGCGGGGCGGTCGAGCAGCAAAGCGGCACTGCCGAGCTTGACAAACTTGGCGGGCTGGGCAAAAAAATGTCTATTACTTTTTCTGCTTGCCTGATAGCTGCTTTAAGTATTTCCGGCATACCGCCATTCAACGGATTTGTTTCAAAATGGATGATTTATCAGGGCGTAATCGAGATGGGGACGACGCAGGCCGGTATCGCGGCAAAATTGTGGCCTATCTGGCTTACTTGCGCTATGTTTGCAAGCGCACTTACTTTGGCGTCGTTTGTTAAACTGATACACTCTGTGTTCCTCTCCCGCCTGCCGCAGGAGTTGAAAAATGTGAAGGAGGTTTCACCTTTACAGACGTTCCCGATGATTGTGCTTGCTGTGCTATGTGTATTTTTCGGAATTTTCTACCACGTGCCGCTTAAACTTTTTATTTATCCGGCTCTGAATATAGAACCGGGCGGCGTGATTTTTGGCAAGTGGGACTCAATTCTGGCCACAACGGTGATGCTGTTTGGTATTATTCTTGGCCTGTTAATTTTATTCGTCGGGTTTTTGGCGAGAAAGGCCAGAGTCGTGCCTACGTGGACCTGTGGTGAGGTTCAAGCCGATGAGCAGATGGCGATACCCGGAACGCATTTCTACAAGACGGTTTCTTCTATGAACGGCCTGAAACAGCTTTACGCCGGCCAGGAAAAAGGCTTCTTCGATTTATACAATCAGGGCGGGAAAGCAGGCCTGGCTTTGACTGGATTTCTGCGGTGGCTGCATTCAGGAATCCTGCCGGTGTATCTGACTTGGGTAACGCTGGGATTGCTGATTATCCTGTTTATACTTTGTAAGATTTGGTGA
- a CDS encoding NADH-quinone oxidoreductase subunit C — translation MNIEELNSRLSTIKNKLIAIEQKPRNRIYLLCEAENSFAVSKFLFEDVGCRFVIATGIDADDCFEILYHFAYDQLGCLITVKAFIRDRENPAIESITPFLPGAEWIEREIHDLLGINFKNHPNLKRLILADDWPEGVYPLRKEAKK, via the coding sequence ATGAACATAGAAGAACTAAACAGCAGATTATCAACAATAAAAAACAAACTCATAGCTATCGAGCAGAAGCCAAGAAACAGGATATACCTTTTATGCGAGGCCGAAAATAGCTTCGCCGTCAGCAAATTTCTGTTTGAGGATGTCGGCTGCAGATTCGTGATTGCTACCGGCATCGATGCCGATGACTGTTTCGAGATTTTATACCATTTTGCATATGACCAGTTAGGCTGTTTGATTACTGTAAAAGCCTTCATTCGAGACCGTGAAAATCCGGCGATTGAATCTATTACTCCGTTTTTGCCGGGCGCGGAGTGGATAGAAAGGGAAATACACGACCTGTTGGGAATAAATTTTAAGAATCATCCCAATTTGAAACGACTAATACTGGCTGATGATTGGCCGGAAGGTGTTTATCCGTTGAGGAAAGAAGCGAAAAAATGA
- a CDS encoding MnhB domain-containing protein: MKGMTVIVKTVASWVKVLIFLFGIYIVIFGHLTPGGGFAGGVILASSYVLLMLAYGREFAEENLSLPLASKLDCVGAFLFALIAILGFVFGGVFFVNFLVGYSQPLRLISAGTIPLSNIAIGLKVGASLFLIILTLSIFRPDVSTGKKE; the protein is encoded by the coding sequence ATGAAAGGGATGACGGTAATAGTAAAGACTGTTGCCAGTTGGGTCAAAGTACTTATATTTTTGTTTGGTATTTACATCGTTATTTTTGGCCATCTGACCCCGGGCGGCGGATTTGCCGGAGGCGTGATTCTGGCATCCTCTTATGTGCTGCTTATGCTCGCATACGGCAGAGAATTTGCAGAAGAAAATCTTTCTTTGCCTCTTGCTTCAAAGCTAGATTGCGTCGGCGCTTTCCTCTTTGCCCTTATAGCGATTTTGGGTTTTGTTTTCGGCGGCGTTTTCTTCGTAAACTTCCTGGTCGGGTATAGTCAGCCGTTACGACTTATAAGTGCCGGCACCATCCCGCTGTCGAACATTGCGATTGGTTTGAAGGTTGGTGCGTCTCTATTTCTGATAATTCTTACCCTCTCGATATTTAGACCTGATGTATCAACAGGTAAAAAGGAGTAA
- a CDS encoding proton-conducting transporter membrane subunit — protein MNVPLPVFIAIPLVAAFVLPVFGRKGKGAATILANLATISLLVLAVASIGRSAVYEIGKWSIPLGINLVLDGLSSLLLLTVSVISAASMLFSVRYMEQYTAKSKYLSLFMLMVAGMNGLVLSGDIFNLFVFLEIASLASYALVGFGCEHEELEASFKYMVLGSIASIFILFGIALVYGNTGALNMAYISKAIQASGLNAGLGFALCLFIVGFGLKAALVPFHAWLPDAHPSAPAPISAMLSGVLIKTLGVYALVRVIFNVFGVSVPISWVLIVLGLLSMIVGVFLAVGQWDFKRLLAYHSISQMGYVMLGIGLGALILAKGGNIAWASLAILGGLFHLVNHAVFKSLLFLTSGSVQMATGTRYLKELGGLADRMPVTRATCTVASASIAGIPPFNGFWSKLILVVAAVQAGFWAIAAVTVLVSLVTLISFLKVQRYVFLGELPENLQSVKENKNSMLVAMIFLACLCVLMGLLVIVPSLRANILDPAVKVLTDGLLYSANLIKT, from the coding sequence ATGAATGTTCCGCTTCCTGTTTTCATTGCTATACCTTTAGTGGCCGCATTTGTGCTGCCGGTATTCGGCAGGAAAGGCAAAGGTGCTGCAACAATCTTGGCCAATCTGGCAACTATTTCGCTGCTTGTGCTGGCTGTCGCGTCTATTGGACGGTCCGCCGTATATGAGATAGGCAAATGGTCCATACCGCTTGGAATCAATCTTGTACTTGATGGTTTGAGTTCTCTGTTGCTTTTGACCGTTAGTGTCATCAGTGCCGCTTCCATGCTTTTTAGCGTCAGATATATGGAGCAATACACCGCCAAGTCAAAATACCTCAGCCTGTTTATGCTTATGGTAGCTGGTATGAACGGCCTGGTTCTTTCCGGGGACATATTCAACCTGTTTGTATTTTTGGAAATTGCTTCTCTGGCGTCCTATGCTCTTGTCGGCTTCGGCTGTGAGCATGAAGAACTGGAAGCGTCTTTTAAATATATGGTCCTCGGCAGTATCGCTTCCATATTTATTCTTTTTGGGATTGCTCTTGTTTATGGCAATACCGGCGCACTTAATATGGCCTATATTTCAAAAGCCATTCAGGCTTCGGGGCTAAATGCCGGCCTTGGCTTTGCCCTGTGCCTGTTTATTGTCGGCTTCGGCCTGAAAGCTGCCTTAGTGCCTTTCCATGCATGGCTGCCTGACGCACATCCATCAGCCCCGGCCCCTATCTCCGCTATGCTTTCTGGAGTGTTGATAAAAACACTCGGCGTTTATGCTCTCGTTCGCGTAATTTTCAACGTATTTGGTGTATCTGTTCCAATAAGCTGGGTTTTAATCGTTCTTGGTCTCCTGAGCATGATAGTTGGGGTGTTTTTGGCTGTTGGTCAGTGGGATTTTAAACGTCTTTTAGCATATCACAGCATTTCACAAATGGGCTATGTTATGCTTGGAATCGGATTAGGAGCTCTTATCTTGGCCAAAGGCGGCAATATTGCTTGGGCTTCGCTGGCAATCCTCGGCGGATTATTTCACCTTGTTAACCACGCCGTATTTAAGTCTCTGCTTTTTTTGACGAGCGGCTCCGTCCAGATGGCCACAGGAACGAGATATTTAAAAGAATTGGGAGGCCTTGCCGACAGGATGCCTGTAACACGCGCAACCTGTACCGTAGCATCTGCCTCTATCGCTGGCATACCTCCTTTCAACGGTTTTTGGAGCAAGCTGATTCTCGTGGTGGCCGCGGTTCAGGCAGGTTTTTGGGCGATAGCCGCCGTTACTGTTCTGGTGAGTTTGGTTACCTTAATTTCGTTCCTTAAGGTTCAGCGATATGTCTTCCTTGGCGAATTACCTGAAAATCTTCAGTCCGTTAAGGAAAATAAAAACTCTATGCTCGTTGCTATGATATTTCTGGCTTGTCTATGTGTGCTTATGGGATTGCTTGTGATTGTGCCGTCTTTGAGGGCCAATATTCTTGACCCGGCCGTAAAGGTGCTGACGGACGGACTTTTGTATTCAGCTAATCTAATTAAGACATAG
- a CDS encoding cation:proton antiporter has protein sequence MITVFYIGLFLCCFLCLYRIGRGPTAPDRTVAIDILGIVIVGFCALIGVETGKDFYLNIALAWALLSFIGTIALAKFLEGRSFDE, from the coding sequence ATGATAACAGTATTTTATATCGGCTTATTTCTATGTTGTTTTTTGTGCCTGTATCGAATCGGTCGAGGCCCAACCGCGCCGGATAGAACCGTGGCTATTGATATATTGGGCATAGTCATAGTTGGTTTTTGTGCCCTCATCGGAGTGGAGACGGGAAAGGATTTTTACCTGAACATCGCGCTTGCGTGGGCGCTGTTAAGCTTTATCGGTACTATCGCATTAGCAAAATTCCTGGAGGGCAGAAGCTTCGATGAGTGA
- the mnhG gene encoding monovalent cation/H(+) antiporter subunit G: MSEIIGYILITIGIFFDIAGCIGLVRLPDVYNRLQASTKCVTLGTILLLIGVALVSNVAALNAKAIICAVFILITSPTAAHAIAKGAYASGVKLWENSVVDKYGKDIGKKTK; this comes from the coding sequence ATGAGTGAGATTATTGGATACATATTGATAACAATTGGGATTTTCTTTGATATAGCCGGCTGTATAGGTTTGGTCCGTTTGCCCGATGTTTATAACCGCTTACAGGCCTCAACAAAATGTGTAACTCTCGGTACTATTTTACTTTTGATTGGCGTCGCCTTGGTCAGTAATGTAGCGGCCTTGAATGCCAAAGCTATAATCTGTGCTGTGTTTATACTGATAACCTCGCCTACGGCCGCACATGCAATCGCCAAAGGCGCTTACGCTTCCGGCGTAAAACTGTGGGAGAACAGCGTTGTCGACAAATACGGAAAGGACATCGGCAAGAAAACGAAATAA
- a CDS encoding Na+/H+ antiporter subunit E, translated as MRRLVYFILGFIIWIIWTWPFVDGKIDIMVVVAGLIAAAGVAVLFHEMLPKEHHVFLSPLRLFWFLVYVPVFFYYMVKANFDVLYRVLHPAMPIKPGIVKIKTSLKTGSGITALANSITLTPGTMTVDLTDDGFLYIHWINVRSGDIEQTTKNIAGVFEWFIKRIFE; from the coding sequence ATGAGGCGTCTGGTTTATTTTATTTTAGGATTTATTATCTGGATTATCTGGACTTGGCCTTTTGTTGACGGCAAAATTGATATCATGGTTGTGGTAGCTGGATTGATAGCTGCTGCCGGCGTTGCGGTTTTGTTCCATGAGATGTTGCCAAAAGAGCACCATGTGTTTTTGTCGCCGCTGCGGCTGTTTTGGTTTTTGGTGTATGTGCCGGTATTTTTCTATTATATGGTAAAAGCTAATTTCGATGTGCTTTATAGGGTGCTTCATCCTGCGATGCCGATTAAACCAGGGATTGTAAAAATAAAAACCAGTCTAAAGACCGGCTCCGGTATTACTGCTCTTGCCAATTCAATAACCCTGACGCCGGGTACTATGACGGTTGATTTAACCGATGACGGTTTCTTGTATATCCACTGGATTAACGTCCGGTCTGGTGACATCGAGCAGACAACAAAAAATATTGCCGGCGTATTCGAATGGTTTATCAAAAGGATTTTTGAATAA
- a CDS encoding 4Fe-4S binding protein, translated as MRLPKLRELKEAVTAVLSPRFTTRFPAKPCVVPANYRGKPEFDLDSCIGCGACVNACPTPECLSMVDDLEADPPVRKITHRYDTCIFCGNCEANCTTETGIKLSKKWDLATLNRNDTIETHEFELQLCEKCGEVIGTKKHLIWLYEKLGPLAYTNPSLLIAKSGQLHTKPQDIQPQSKSDGSPETSDFMRILCPKCKCELNIQL; from the coding sequence TTGCGTTTACCAAAGTTAAGAGAATTGAAAGAAGCAGTAACGGCGGTTTTATCCCCGCGTTTTACTACCAGATTCCCCGCTAAGCCGTGTGTCGTGCCGGCCAATTATAGAGGAAAACCCGAGTTTGACCTCGACTCTTGCATTGGCTGCGGTGCATGTGTAAATGCTTGTCCGACTCCCGAATGCTTAAGCATGGTCGATGACTTGGAAGCGGACCCGCCCGTAAGAAAAATAACCCATCGGTATGATACCTGTATCTTTTGCGGCAATTGCGAGGCCAACTGCACAACGGAAACGGGCATAAAGCTCTCAAAAAAATGGGACTTGGCCACGCTGAATAGAAATGACACCATCGAAACTCACGAATTTGAGTTGCAGTTATGTGAGAAGTGCGGCGAAGTAATAGGAACGAAAAAACACCTCATCTGGCTTTATGAAAAACTCGGCCCCTTGGCCTACACCAACCCTTCATTGCTGATTGCCAAAAGCGGTCAGCTTCATACAAAGCCGCAGGATATTCAGCCTCAGTCAAAATCCGACGGGTCGCCCGAAACAAGTGATTTTATGCGAATCCTGTGCCCAAAGTGCAAATGTGAGCTGAATATCCAATTGTAA
- a CDS encoding rhomboid family intramembrane serine protease: MFVPYAVDAPFDRQPVANWLVVGVIFLVFVLQVATSEKQASEKSQKGIDRPVEDVLRVRTDAEEAAAKQAEKEEKPVFTGPMARFVLDGWGTGLFTYSWLHGVGIKGFVRVIGNLIFLWAFGNAVCSKLGNKLYPSIYLGLGLLAGVIHLAIGSGQALGAGAVICGIVGMYIVLFPEDSMSCFVLLPRPMAVSVSGCWMVLLWFVFDILEALSSGQSITYYAHILCVGAGGGLAILMLKKNWLVMESDEKSILQMFSKKENEEELDKEGEKKGEKQESKDSQTVEKQLTTADGAKAELNPISSASHFPAGGDSRVGQPAPAAALQQKTAPVVEKPQDDFIRFKCECGHRIKLHKKDAGKAGRCPKCSRWLEAPRQ; encoded by the coding sequence ATGTTTGTACCTTACGCTGTAGATGCTCCGTTTGATCGCCAGCCGGTGGCGAACTGGCTGGTAGTGGGGGTGATATTCTTGGTGTTTGTCCTTCAGGTGGCAACTTCCGAAAAGCAGGCATCCGAAAAGTCCCAAAAGGGAATTGATCGCCCGGTAGAAGACGTGCTCAGAGTAAGGACAGATGCGGAGGAAGCTGCCGCAAAGCAGGCGGAAAAAGAAGAAAAACCGGTTTTTACCGGGCCGATGGCGCGGTTTGTCTTGGACGGCTGGGGGACAGGTTTGTTCACATATAGTTGGCTGCACGGCGTCGGCATCAAGGGCTTTGTCAGGGTGATAGGTAATTTGATTTTCCTGTGGGCTTTTGGTAATGCCGTATGCTCCAAACTGGGCAATAAACTCTATCCGTCAATTTATCTCGGGTTAGGATTGCTGGCGGGGGTAATTCACTTGGCTATTGGTTCCGGCCAGGCGTTGGGGGCGGGCGCGGTTATATGCGGTATCGTGGGAATGTATATCGTGCTTTTCCCGGAGGATTCGATGAGCTGTTTCGTTTTACTGCCGCGCCCGATGGCGGTAAGTGTTTCAGGTTGTTGGATGGTTCTTCTTTGGTTTGTTTTTGATATCCTCGAGGCGTTATCGAGCGGCCAAAGCATAACGTATTATGCCCATATTTTGTGCGTGGGGGCAGGGGGGGGGCTGGCGATACTGATGCTGAAGAAAAATTGGCTGGTAATGGAAAGCGACGAGAAGTCGATTTTGCAGATGTTCTCGAAAAAGGAAAACGAGGAAGAACTAGATAAAGAGGGGGAAAAGAAAGGCGAAAAACAGGAGTCGAAAGATTCGCAGACAGTTGAGAAACAATTGACGACGGCTGACGGAGCAAAAGCCGAGCTGAATCCCATAAGCAGCGCGAGCCATTTTCCCGCCGGTGGCGATAGCCGCGTAGGCCAGCCGGCGCCGGCCGCCGCCTTGCAGCAGAAAACTGCTCCCGTGGTGGAAAAACCTCAGGACGATTTTATTCGGTTCAAATGCGAGTGCGGACATAGAATCAAATTGCATAAAAAAGACGCCGGCAAGGCCGGCCGATGTCCCAAATGCTCAAGGTGGCTTGAAGCTCCGAGACAATAG
- a CDS encoding DUF4040 domain-containing protein: protein MAVFYILLLFMIIAAIIAVETKDLLSSIICVGAIGIGTSIMFLFLRAPDIAITQIVVEVLGLIILIRATISRDLTFITGDREFFGTVISVVIIFVIFLAGIKVFETLPDFGTPLITEVANAASNTYIKEGFAKTGAANIVASVILDYRGYDTLGEATVLFTSIIGATIILRKKAKKMLEEPDK, encoded by the coding sequence ATGGCCGTATTTTATATTTTGCTGCTGTTTATGATAATTGCTGCGATTATCGCGGTAGAAACTAAAGACCTTTTAAGCTCTATAATATGCGTCGGTGCAATTGGCATCGGAACTTCTATAATGTTCCTGTTCCTTCGTGCGCCTGATATCGCAATAACACAGATTGTCGTGGAGGTTTTGGGGTTAATCATCCTGATTCGTGCCACAATCTCTCGCGACCTTACTTTCATTACCGGGGATAGAGAATTTTTTGGGACAGTTATTTCAGTAGTTATTATCTTTGTAATCTTCCTCGCAGGGATAAAAGTTTTTGAAACTTTACCCGACTTCGGCACGCCTCTCATCACCGAAGTAGCAAATGCTGCTTCTAATACCTATATAAAGGAAGGGTTTGCAAAAACAGGAGCTGCAAATATCGTAGCTTCGGTTATCCTTGATTATCGGGGCTATGATACTCTCGGCGAAGCGACCGTGCTGTTTACTTCGATTATCGGGGCAACAATTATACTCCGCAAAAAAGCTAAAAAGATGCTGGAGGAACCGGACAAATGA
- the nuoB gene encoding NADH-quinone oxidoreductase subunit NuoB, translating to MSWKIWSLKKSPWVFHVNTGACNNCDIEIVNLLTPKFDVERFGIKLVGSPRHADALLVTGVVTRQAAPRLQEVYRQTPKPCVVFCMGACACNTGIFKGAYHVVGPVDKIIKEIDPNAIIAYVPGCPPKPEAMISGVVKALSAL from the coding sequence ATGAGTTGGAAAATATGGTCATTAAAAAAATCGCCGTGGGTATTTCACGTTAATACCGGTGCGTGCAACAACTGCGATATCGAAATTGTTAATTTGCTGACACCGAAGTTTGACGTCGAAAGATTTGGTATCAAGCTGGTTGGCTCTCCGCGGCACGCTGATGCTTTGCTTGTAACAGGCGTAGTAACGCGTCAGGCGGCTCCGCGATTGCAGGAAGTATATCGCCAGACCCCCAAACCATGTGTAGTCTTTTGCATGGGTGCCTGTGCCTGTAATACGGGAATATTCAAAGGTGCCTATCACGTGGTAGGGCCGGTGGATAAAATAATCAAAGAAATTGACCCTAATGCAATTATTGCCTACGTTCCGGGCTGTCCACCGAAGCCGGAGGCTATGATATCCGGTGTGGTAAAAGCATTGTCTGCCCTATAA
- a CDS encoding sodium:proton antiporter has product MPYALCFLLFMVGLYCTVVKKNIVKIVIGLAVMEYAVNLFLIMLGYRTGGTAPIIDKTYLEPVTGQITAGFINTSVDPLPQALVLTAIVIALGSLALMVSMCIRIYEKYGTLDITEIRRLKG; this is encoded by the coding sequence ATGCCTTATGCGTTATGCTTTTTACTGTTTATGGTCGGACTGTATTGCACGGTCGTCAAAAAAAATATAGTAAAGATTGTAATCGGTCTGGCGGTTATGGAATATGCAGTCAATCTTTTCCTGATTATGCTCGGCTACAGAACTGGAGGAACAGCGCCAATCATCGACAAAACTTACCTTGAACCGGTAACAGGACAGATTACCGCCGGCTTTATCAATACCTCGGTCGACCCGCTGCCGCAGGCGCTTGTGCTTACTGCAATCGTTATCGCTTTAGGTTCTCTGGCCTTGATGGTTTCGATGTGCATCAGAATATATGAGAAATACGGCACCCTTGATATTACTGAAATAAGGAGATTAAAAGGATGA
- a CDS encoding hydrogenase 3 maturation endopeptidase HyCI produces the protein MATAKQLFEQLNKLRGSKTVLVGIGNTLKGDDGIGPVVCQQLRQAIVSAELIDAGTVPENYIQRIIKKAPQNLLIIDAVDFQAAPGTIEIFRPERLNSFVFSTHALSPRLFAEMITQSIKVDVCFVGIQPAHTRLGDPMSPQVCQAAQQLTQMLIDVFPPIQPAP, from the coding sequence ATGGCCACCGCCAAACAACTCTTCGAGCAGCTAAACAAACTTCGCGGCTCTAAAACAGTTTTAGTTGGAATCGGCAATACCTTAAAAGGTGACGATGGAATTGGTCCGGTTGTCTGTCAGCAGCTCCGACAGGCGATAGTCTCTGCCGAATTGATTGATGCCGGCACCGTTCCCGAAAATTATATCCAGCGGATTATAAAGAAGGCGCCGCAGAATCTGCTTATTATTGATGCTGTCGACTTCCAGGCCGCACCGGGAACGATAGAAATATTCAGGCCTGAGCGGTTAAACTCATTTGTTTTCTCAACACATGCTCTTTCGCCGCGTTTGTTTGCCGAAATGATTACCCAAAGCATTAAGGTAGATGTGTGTTTTGTTGGTATTCAGCCGGCGCACACTCGGCTGGGCGACCCTATGTCACCGCAGGTATGTCAGGCGGCTCAGCAGCTGACGCAAATGTTGATTGACGTTTTCCCTCCGATACAGCCAGCCCCGTGA
- a CDS encoding nickel-dependent hydrogenase large subunit, with amino-acid sequence MKQTVKKPILAVGPFHPLQEEMEFFQLTVDGEIVTDIDVRISYNHRGMEKISETLQFDQVPFLVSRICGICSASHPLAYINAVEDIAGVTVPERAQYIRVIINELERIHSHILWVGLAGHFIGYDTVFMWAWKYREPVLDLLEEITGNRNNYGNVKVGGCREDISDDIKPKILKELDKIEKKMEMLTKAVLDDPVLHARLKGIGVLSKEDAIKYAVTGPTARGSGVAIDVRRDDPYAAYGDLDWNVITQPEGDVFAKAVVRLLEIFESIKMIRQALKKLPGGPVTIEVKEIPPGEGCGHAEAPRGETFHYVRSDGGNRPVRHKIRAPSYVNVPSFKASCLGGHIADVTLTLAAVDPCYSCTERLAVVDQHNNITHNYETLLQRSREKTAQIQKVLGSSGLKMEDL; translated from the coding sequence ATGAAACAAACTGTTAAGAAACCAATTCTTGCGGTTGGCCCGTTTCATCCGTTGCAGGAGGAAATGGAATTTTTCCAGCTTACCGTGGACGGCGAAATCGTAACTGATATTGACGTAAGAATATCCTACAACCATCGCGGTATGGAGAAAATCAGTGAGACGCTGCAATTTGACCAGGTCCCGTTTTTGGTTTCCCGCATTTGTGGTATTTGTTCAGCTTCGCACCCGCTGGCTTACATAAATGCTGTCGAGGATATTGCCGGTGTAACAGTTCCTGAACGGGCACAATATATACGCGTAATCATCAACGAGCTTGAACGCATCCACAGCCATATTCTCTGGGTAGGTCTGGCAGGGCATTTTATCGGTTATGACACCGTCTTTATGTGGGCGTGGAAATACCGCGAGCCGGTGCTTGATTTGCTCGAAGAAATCACCGGCAACAGAAATAATTATGGAAATGTCAAGGTCGGCGGCTGTCGCGAAGATATCTCTGATGATATTAAGCCGAAAATACTTAAAGAGCTGGATAAAATCGAAAAGAAAATGGAGATGCTCACCAAGGCGGTGCTTGACGACCCTGTTTTACACGCCCGGCTTAAAGGTATAGGGGTATTGAGCAAAGAAGACGCTATAAAATACGCCGTAACAGGCCCAACAGCCAGAGGCAGCGGGGTTGCTATCGATGTAAGGCGTGATGATCCTTATGCGGCTTATGGAGATTTAGACTGGAACGTAATTACCCAGCCCGAGGGCGATGTCTTCGCAAAGGCTGTCGTTCGTCTGCTTGAAATCTTTGAATCCATTAAGATGATTAGACAGGCGCTGAAAAAACTGCCAGGCGGCCCCGTTACTATAGAAGTCAAGGAAATCCCTCCGGGCGAAGGATGCGGTCATGCTGAAGCTCCGAGAGGCGAGACGTTCCATTATGTTCGCAGTGACGGCGGCAACAGGCCGGTCCGCCATAAAATCAGAGCTCCGAGCTATGTTAATGTACCCTCGTTCAAGGCTTCGTGCCTTGGCGGGCATATTGCCGATGTCACACTTACACTTGCAGCAGTTGACCCCTGCTACAGTTGCACCGAGAGATTAGCTGTGGTTGACCAGCATAATAACATTACGCACAACTACGAAACATTGTTACAGCGGAGCCGCGAAAAAACAGCACAGATTCAAAAAGTTCTCGGCTCGTCGGGACTAAAGATGGAGGATTTATAA